The DNA region AACACTAAATTTATACATTTCAAGAAAAATAGTCTACACATACAAAaagatatttctttgtttttcaagcataaaaggaatagaagaaataggaaatttcAAAGCTTTTTCAAGTTAGATAGTGAGATACTCTGGTACCGTATCAGGTATACCAAACAATAAGAATTCCATAAGTACAAGGTGGTTCAAAGAACTAAACTATgtcttttaaattcttaaaagattTTTGCTCTGTGATAGTTCTTTTGTGTGGCCCCAATGATTTACTAAAAGTTATTTTATAGACATGATTCTTGGTTCTTCATTTCTTGGAAAGTAGTTTAAGGACAAATGTATATACCCCCTAGTATTGTTTATGGCTAGTTAGAGAAAAaactcacagacacacaaaggCAAAGACATCAGAATCAACGTACATGAGAGCCACACAAGAAACTGAAAGGAAGATGtgggatgtttttctttttaataatttaggGGAAATGGCTTGAATCAATCATATCTAAACTAAACTTTAGAGGCCCCCAGAACTAAAACTAGTctttcatttggagaaggcaatggtaacccattccagtactcttacctggaaaatcccatggacggaggagactggtgggctgcagtccatggggtcgtgaagagtcggacatgactgagtgacttcactttcacttttcactttcctgcattggagaacgaaatggcaacccactccagtgttcttgcctggagaatcctagggacaggggagcttggtgggctgccatctatggggttgcacagagtcggacacgactgaagctacttagcagcagcaaaactaAAACAGACATTTAAGAACCATACAAAACTCAGGTGTTGCCAAGATTTTACTTTATTCCTTATTCCATTTTTTAGCTCAATATGGTGCAGTTTAAAGTGTTATATACATAGTACACTTATTTCAGATGGAGATGGTATCAATAATATAGGAAACAACACTATTACTTAAATTAaaagtgcatttatttatttatttgaaaaacacaTGCTAATTTTCATAAGAACTTTCTAACCACAAATAATCAAATCAGATggagcttaaaaaagaaaaaaactgccaTTTTCATAAAGCTTTTATCATAAAatttttcccatatattttcaAGCAATTCCTTCAAATACCCATTGGATTCATCAATACATTTTTCAGAGTCTAGCACTTGGTCGCTTTGGATATTATTTACTGCTTCTTGGGTCATGCAGATGCTACAAACACTTATTTCACCTAACAATACCTAGCCTATGATGACCATTACTTTATGAGCTGTATAGCACAGCTTTAAACTTATTTTCCACTTCCTTTCCACTTCTCACTgacttgaaaaaaagagaaataggaaaTGCTTACTTCTGTTGCATTACTGAGAGCACTTCTTGTTACAACTCATGCAAGTCACTTTGTTACTAGTGATAATGGGATATTACAGAATACAGACCAAAACTCCTCTCAATATTAACTAGCAttcaaaaaaagaataacaatgttggagaaaatatttaaagtgtttcaAAATGTCTTTCATTAGACCAAAGATGGAAGACAAATTGTATGACAATTCTGCCTACAAAGcaagaaattaaacaacatattcTAGGTTTTTGTAAAGGGATTTTACCtgaattttatcaatttttataataaattctaCGCTTCATTTTCAATTaagaaaactatatttttattagGTTTGTGCACTAAAAACTTAATATTCATATTTGGTCCAGTTTTACATGGCTGTCATTACCACTAAAGAATGATTAGTATTTAGACAGACTGTGTCTAATTCATATCTATTACTACGAACTTTGTGACCTTGTGAGTGTACACACTCACTAAGTGCtaactgagtgaatgaaagaaagaCTGATGAGtggatgactggaaaaaccattggtGAAGAGATATTCCATTTTACCATTCATGTCACCAGTATAACAGACATCCTCACCCCATTAGTCTCTTTACAGCCCCTCTTACATCTTTGTTTCTGAGGGTGTAGATTAGAGGGTTGAGGCTAGGTGTGACAACAGTATAAAAGAGGGCAATGAACTTGCCTTGATCTTGAGAATTTCCTGATGGTGGCTGGAGGTATAGGCACATGACTGGGATGTAAAAGAGGGATACGACCATAAGATGGGCTCCACACGTCCCAAAGACTTTCTGGAGTCCAGTTGTTGACTGCATCCTCAGCACTGCCCGGGCAATGGCACCATAGGAGCTGAGAATGAGGATGAGAGGTACCAGAACAAAAATGGAGCTCGTGACCATGAGGGACAGCTCATTAACACGGGTATCAACACATGACAGTTGAAGCAGTGCTGGAACTTCACAGAAGAAATGGTCCACTTGGTGATGTCCACACAGGGGTACCAAAAATGTAAAGAAGGAGTGAAGTGCTGAGTTGGTAAAGCCACTTACCCAACAAGCCACAGCCAACAGTTGGCAGAAACGAGGGTGCATGAGGACAGTATAATGCAAGGGTCTACACACAGCTGCATAACGGTCATAGGACATCACCATCAGTAGAACACATTCTGTGCATCCCAATGCAAGGACAAAATAAAGTTGAATCATGCAACCAGTGTAAGAGATGGTTTTTCCTGGACCCCAGAGGTTGACCAGCAACTGAGGGATGAAGCTGGTGGTATAGCAGAGATCCAGAAAAGAGAGGTttgagaggaagaagtacatgggagtGTGGAGATGGGAATCCAAGTATGACAAGATAATGATGAACAGGTTGCCTGTCAATGTCATCAGGTAGAACACCAAGACAACCACAAAGAGAACTACTTCCAGATGAGGCCAATTAGAAAATCCCAGTAGAACAAAGTAGCCTTCAGAGGTTACATTCATTTTTTTCGTGGTCGTTCATTACTTGTTATCTGAAGCAAGTATCATATATACACTAGAAATGTAAAGAACtactgcaagagaaaaaaaaatcacatcagaGCCACCTGTAGTTACCTCTTTTGGGTTGTTTAATTGCTTGTGTTTTATAAATGCAACTCCTGAAAAAGATATTAGCAGTAGACAAATACTTGAATTTCAGCAGGCACGTTAAAAACAGCCTCACACTTGTAAGTCTGATTCAGGCTTTAAAACTCTGTCTACAGCTCAGAAACCATGGAGGATAATCAGCACATTGCCTAAAAGAAACTGTGTAATTAAACATaagatttattataaagaattATTGAGCTATAAAAGGAgaggaactattaaaaaaaaatgtagttagAACTCTGAATAATGTCTTGGGCCAAGGGACAGTATCCAAGGAAGGACAAGCTTGGAAAGAGGCACTTCCTGCTCAAGGCTGCAGTTCAGACCTCGTCAAAGAGGGTGTGGTTGAGTCCACTGGATGATGAAGTTAACTGTGGCTGAATCAAAAAATAGCAATCAATGGTCAAAGAGTGAATTACAAAGATACATCACTTAGAGATCACTGTCATTTGAGGGGTAATAGGAAAATTTCaagattttaaagtttctttggaATGAGACAGTATACCATGAGAAATATAAACCCACATGGTTTTGTTGCTTCTTCTGATGCACatataattttcttcttccttacaCAGTTGCATAAATAACataatacattaattttaaacaGTAGCAGCTCTGAGATATATTTATCTGCTGCATGACCCATCCTTCAGCATTCTTATAGAAGTTAAAATAAGATATGAGACCAAAAATAGATGTAAGTAGAAAACTGGTAGGAAATTTAGGATTAAATTTCTACTTAcagtaagaaaggaaaataaagacctCATCAAAGGTTGCTTTCATAGGCTGTAGAATGAAATATCTCTTCTCTATTTTTGAAATACAGCATTATGGAGGATTCCCTGTATTTGTCTGCCTAATCTATGCCTCTATCTGTGGGCCAATGATCTCTTTGAAATCACCAACATAAATGTCTGCCTACACCATGTATTCTAATCTACTACATCAATACAGGAAGGCAGAGTCTGAAAATAACTATGATTATCATTACAACACAAGAAAGGATCCTGAGTCTACCAAAAAGGTCTCATTTTAGCTGGAAGGAGGAACTAGTTGGAGCATATACTGTGTCAGGGAATGGACCCCTTTTCCTAGAGCAAACAGAGCCCTTATGGAAACAAAAGAATACTGTGTTTTGTCTTCCTTGACTGAGGCCACTGGGAGTATAAATCCCAAAGTAGCAATTAATGCCCTTCAAGGAGTTGTGCTAGGTTAGAACAGTTTCCTGCTTTCTCCCAAAGCAGAGTAGAAAGGACCAATTGAAACCACTCAGTTAGCTGATTTGTTTCCCTGGACTGCCCTTGTGCACGCCCCACTCTGAGCTGAGCAAACACTCACAGCTCCACACTGGAAGGAGGGCTGCCATGACCGAGGGAAAGCTCAGTGTGGAATGCTGCGGCAGCTGAAAAATCAAATGGCCTCTGAGCAGGGAGGGGGCAGCCATTATTGGCACTTACACAGGCAGCACATCATGAGCATAACAAGTCTCTGATGGCAGCGAAACCACCACACCCAATACAATGACTATCGCCAAATAAACATCCCCAGCCTCTCTTACTCCAGCACTGCTCCCCACTGGGGCTGAGGGGGCCAGTGCTGGAAGGGAGGAGAGCACACACTACAAGGGAATGGAGCCAACTAATGCAACCCTTAGGGCTTCTGTTCCAGCAATGTGGGACCCACCCTTGCCTTAAAAAGGGTGGTGACAACAATTGAGCAGAGAGGATGTCTTGGCTCACACTGGCTCTGGCCCTAGCCCCTTCATCTCTAACCCCACCTCCTAACCAGGTGGTACTTGCCAGCACACTCTGAAGAAATATCTGTCTTGTATTCAAATCAAACTCAGCTTTTCCCCCAAAGCCACTGCACCCACACGAACTGTACAGGGACACTCCCAAATCTGCACATTATTTTAAGCTTGCCAGTAGTAAATGTTTCACTGAATTTCATAAAAACAGAGGAAGTcaagcaaaatgagaagacagagtaACTTTTCTcagttgaaaaagcaagagcacactcccgggggcaggggggaggagggtggaaaaACAACTAATGAGATGAAATAAACAATTTACTAAAGAATtgaataacctcagctatgcagatgacaccacccttgtggcagaaagtcaaaaggaactaaagagcctcttgatgaaagtgaaagaggagagtgaaaaagttggcttaaactcaacattcaaaagactaggataatggcaactggtcccatcacttcatggcaaatagatggggaaacattggaaacagtgacaagctttattttcttgggctcctaaatcactgcagatggtgactgcagccatgaaattaaagatgcttgctgcttggaagaaaacctataaccaacatagacagcatattaaaaagccgagatgttactgccaacaaaggtccatctagtcaaagctaaggtttttaacatagtcatgtatggatgtgagagttgaaccataaagaaggctgagcactgaagaactgatgcttctgaactgtggtgttggagaagactcttgagagtcccttggactgcaaggagatcaaactagtc from Ovis canadensis isolate MfBH-ARS-UI-01 breed Bighorn chromosome 20, ARS-UI_OviCan_v2, whole genome shotgun sequence includes:
- the LOC138425113 gene encoding olfactory receptor 2J3-like, with amino-acid sequence MNVTSEGYFVLLGFSNWPHLEVVLFVVVLVFYLMTLTGNLFIIILSYLDSHLHTPMYFFLSNLSFLDLCYTTSFIPQLLVNLWGPGKTISYTGCMIQLYFVLALGCTECVLLMVMSYDRYAAVCRPLHYTVLMHPRFCQLLAVACWVSGFTNSALHSFFTFLVPLCGHHQVDHFFCEVPALLQLSCVDTRVNELSLMVTSSIFVLVPLILILSSYGAIARAVLRMQSTTGLQKVFGTCGAHLMVVSLFYIPVMCLYLQPPSGNSQDQGKFIALFYTVVTPSLNPLIYTLRNKDVRGAVKRLMG